The Fimbriiglobus ruber genomic sequence ACCCCGGAGCATCGATGCCGGAGTTCGCCCCGACCGATTGGGACGCTTTGACCGCCCTGGCTCTACGGCTCGGCTTGCCGGACGAGCGGGTCGCAGCCCTCCGGCGGCGGCTCGACCCGTCTTACCCCAGGCCGGGGGTTCCTTATACCCTCGTCGCCGGTCGGCCGGACGCGGGGATCGAACTCTTGCTCGGCCGGTGGCTGGGACCCGAGGTCGCAGACGCTCTTCTCGCCGCGGGTGGGAAGCCGCTCGTCGTCGGGCCGACGCCGGGCGAAGTTCGGCCGAAACTGGGGGCGTGGCCCGGGTACGCCAAGCCTGCGGCCGGTTCGGGACACCTCGTCGTCGTTCGATCGGCCGGGAAGCCCGCGGCCGACGTTCTCGCCCAACTCGGCTCGGTCGGGTACTTCGACAAATTGGTGTTGGTGACCCGACTCGCGCAACCGTTCCACGCCAGCGAACGGGAGTTGGCTCAATCCCTGTCCGGGCTCGCGGCGGCGGCTCAAGTCCTCGTCGTGGCCGTGCCCGGGGAAGAGCCTTCGGCCGACGACCTGGCCGAAGTGTGCGCGCTGGGTGTGGCCCAGACCGGGCAGGCCGGATTCGACGCCGGCCGGTCGCTCGGGGCGGCCGTCTGGTTTACCGGCAAAGAGCGGCCGCCTGGAACCCTGGAAGACGTTGGAAGCTACGTCGGTGCGACCGGGGCTGACACCGCGGCCGCCCACGCCGGGATGACCCGCCGGGCCGTTCGCGGACTCCTGGCCGATCTCAGGCAGCGCGCGGAAGCGGCCCCTGCACCGTCGGCCGCGGCCGTTCCGGAAGACGAGCAGGATCGTCTGACCAGGGAACTGACCGGATACCTCGCCGACCTCGGTCGCGACCTCGACCGGCAGGTGGCCGGCGGGCGGGCGACGACCTCGGACCGCCTGCGGACACACGCCGCGGACGTGGTCCGCGGGTGGGGCGCGTATGTCGGCATTGAGGGACACTGGCTGAAGTACGTCGACCGGCTCCGGCCCGGCGCCCACGCGGCACTCCTCGAAGAAGTCCGGGCGGCCGTCTCCACAATCGAATACGACCCGGGCCGACCGGCCGACCCGGGCCGCGGGCCGGCCGCCGCGCCGGACTGGTTTACCGCCCGGGCGATGCGTGCCGGGATCGGGCTGGCGGCCGGGGTCGGGAGCTACATCCTCGTTTCCGTTTTGCTAACACGGGTGGCTGCGGTTGCGCTGCCTGACATCGCCGTGACGCTCCTGTCGTCCGTTGCGTTGGTCGCTGTTGGGGTGGTAGCCTATTCGGTCTCCCGCCGGTGGTTCCCCGATCCAACGTTGGAAGCCGTCGCCCGTGCCGCGGCCGTCGCTCCACCTGACCCGGGTGCCCCACCGGGCGTCCTCGGGTGGCAATCGGCCGAGCGGCGGGTGGCCGCCTGGTTCCGCGAGTTCATCCGCGCCCGGCCCGCGTCGCCGCCGACGAGTGTCGGGCGCTGGCCGTTCGGTTCGGCATTCCGGAGTACGCCTGATGACCACGCCCACGACGTTTGAAGACGCCCGGACCCGGGCCGCCCGGTTGGCCGACGGGTTGGAAGACATTGCCAGTGTGATTGGCGACCAACTCGACATGACCGACGAGGCGCGGCAACTCCGCGACAAGGCGCGACATATCCGGGACGATCGGTTCCGGGTGGTGGTCGTCGGCGAATTCAAGCGGGGTAAGTCCACCCTCCTGAACGCCATGCTCGGCGGCGACGTCCTGCCACGGAAAGTGACCGAGTGTACCGCCGTCATCACCATGATCCGGTACGCCTCCGCCCCGACGGTCCGCGTCGAGTTCGACACCGATCGGCCGGCCGACGACATGTCGCTGGAGGAGTTTCGCAAGCACTACGAGTTGTCGGTCGACGACGCGGCCGCCCCGGCCGCCGCGGCCGAACGGTTCCTCCACGTCAAGCACGCCGTCATCAGTTACCCGATCGAACTCTGCCGGCAGGGCGTCGAGTTGGTCGACTCGCCGGGACTCGGGGCTCACGAGGCCCGGTCCAAACGGACGCAGAAGTTTCTTCCACAGGCCGACGCCGTGGTGTTCGTGCTGAACGCCAAACAGTTTCTCAGCCTGGAAGAAGTTCACTTTTTAGAGGCTGTTCTTCTGCCACTCGGCTTGCGGAACGTCTTCTTCGTCATCAACGGCTGGAACCTGATCGACGAGTCGGTCATCCGGCCGGAAGACGCCGATGTCGAGCGTGCGAACCTGGAAGCTCTCATCCGCCAGCGCCTCACCCCGTTTTGCGTCGTTGCCGGGAAAGACCGGTCGGCCGACCGGATCTTCCGGGTGAACGCGCTGGGGGCATTGAAGGCGCGGATCCGAAAGCCCATTGCTGCCGCCATGTTGGAGGAGTCCGCGGTTCCGGAGTTCGAAAAGTCTCTGGAGAAGTTTCTGGTCGACGACCGCGCGAAGGCCCGGGCGGACGTCGTCCTCGGGGTCGTCCGGGCCGTAGCCGATGAGGCCGCCCGGTTCGTCAACACTCAGCTCGCGATGGCCGACAAGTCGGTCGCCGAGATCGAAGCCGAGCGGATCGCCATCGAGCCGAAGCTCCAGCGACTCCGGGGCATCCGCGACCACATCGTCAATTTCCTTCAGAGTCAGTCGGCGGTCCTCCAAGACGTGTTAGTCACGTCCCTTCACGAACACATCAACCGGATCGAAAAGGATTTGCCGGACGAAGTCGCGAAGTTCGACATTTCGCCGATCACGAGCAAGTTTTTGGTGTGGGAAGGGATCAAGGACAAGATGCCGTGGCGGTCCGAGGAAGACCGCTTCCAGGCGCAAGTCGCCCGGTGTTTGAAGCCGCAGGTCCAGCGGATGCTTGAGCGGCGATTTGCCGACTGGCAGCAGGCGCTCGTTCGCAACGAGATGCGGGCCGTGATGATCGACGTCGAAAAGCATCTTCAGGAAGAGGCGGCCGAATACCAGCGGGTGATGCGCGAACTCGAAGACAAGATTGGGGCCCACGGCAGCCCGCTCCAGATCGAGGAGCAGGTGAAGCGGTGGCTCGGTTCGGAACAGGCGACCGGGCCGGGGACGTTCCAACTACCGGCTATGAACACGCTGGGCGAAGTGATCGGGTTGGTGATCATGGGGATCGTGGCCGAGGTTCTGGCCGAACTCGTTTTGCACGTCGCGACCGGCGGGATCACATTGGTGGTTAGCGGGATCACGGCCGTACTCCGGATGGGCTGGCGCGAGGCGAGCCTGCGGAACCAGCTCCAGCAAGCGATCGTCACCGGGATCAAGGACGGCCTGAAAGACATGTGGATGAAGTACGCGGCCGACATCCGGACCCATGTGAAAGCCGGCTTCGAGGGCCTGGAGGGGAAAATCGCCGGAAGCATTGCCGAAGAGATCGCGCTGATCGACGCGAGCCTCCAGGCGATCATCGACAAGAAGAAGGAGCGGGAATATTCGGCCGACCAGGAGCGGGCGCGACTGGAGGCGGCCCGGACGGCGATCGCCGACCGCGTTGCCAGACTGACGGCCGTTGCCGCTGGCTGATCGTCGGCTACCCGTTGTCGCACTTTCTAGGAGGCATGGTATTCACATTGGAATAAACACTCTGTTATGTTCGCAACGAGTTTACGGAGTGCTGTTGCACCGAATTGTGGGTTGTGATCCAATGCGATCGCTGGACAGGCAGACTCCACTTTGACTGAGTTGGCTGAGGGAATTCCAATGCGACGAGGTGTAGTGCTAAGCCTCTTGTTGATCGCGTTGGCTTGTTCAATGGCTCTTGGGGGGGAGATCCTTTCCCTAAGCGATCCGATTGACGATGAGTGGTTGGTCGGCGCAGTGTCGGGACAGCCACCTGTCAAGGAATTCGGCTCCGCTATCCATGAGTTGATTCGACCCGTTTGCGCTCTTAAGCAATTCCAGATCGAAAAGGTACTCGGCCGTCCTACCCCCAAAAAAGTAAAAGACTACGCCATGCCGATCGGCCAATCCCGAATGTGGTCACTGTCCGGCATTCGCTACGTAGACGAGAAGATGAACAAGGATCACACGAAATTTTACCCGATCGATGACATAGCCGGGATTGAGGTGTGGTATGGGATCGATGGCGAAAGTCCCCAATTCGCTCTTTTGTATTTCAAGATCGACGAAACCTTCCCCAAATTAAAAAAGGTAGAAGAAAAGCATTCCGATCAGCCCGTAAAAAAAGTGGAGCGGCCGACCGCCCTTCGGAAGAACGGGATTGATTCTGAACATTGGAGCATGATGAAAACAGGTGTGAACAAAGAGGAGATTGAGAAACTCTTCTTGGTTCCCGCTGGTAATTACGCCCCAGGAACAGAGTACCTGACTCGAAGTTGGGGAATTCGTCGAGCCGGATATGGGAAAGTTCAAGAAACGCTAGAATGGCGGGGCGAAAAAGGATACATAGTCGTTGAATTCGACGAAAAGGGCATTCTGCTCAACTCCGAATGCTTCCTTCCCGGCCGAGACCCTGTCACCAATGTTGCCGAGCGGCTCAAGTGGGATCGGTCGAAATTTGAGAAAGTGAAAAAGTACGTTGAAGGGCGGATGGCAGCGAAATGAAAGAGGTGACCGACCCACCAGAGTGCCGGAAGGATCACTCCATCGGCCTGCCAATTTTCACTCGAAGTCGACTTCGAGCATCGAGAAGTCGTCGTCCAGCACGTCCGACCCGTTCAGTTCGCGGATGTGCTGGTGCAATGCGTCCATGACGGTCGTCGGCTCGGACGCTACGAAAGAGGTCAGCGCTTCGACGAATTCGGGCATGGTCCAGTCGCTGCCGTCGGTCTTGTGAATTTCCTGGGCGCCGTCGCTGTAAACGTATAGTCGGGCGGCCGACGGGATCTCGCGACGACCCGTCTCGAACGCGGGCCAGGGCATCATGCCGATCATTGGCCCCTGCGAATCGAGTTGGGTGGGCTCCTCCCGTCGACCGGCGCCGCCGGTGTAGAGCAATGCCGGCGGGTGGCCGCCGCCGGACCACGTCAGAACCCGGCTCGGTCCGTGATAGACGCCGTACCAAATCGTAAAGAACTTCTCCCCGTGTTTTTCGCAGGGAAACGCTTCGTTTAAGCCGAAAAGCACTTGACCCGGGTCGCGAAAGTCGGTGTTGGGGAGCGTCCCGGTCCGTAGCACGTTGAGGACCGTTACCCCGAGCAGGGCCGACGCTAGACCGTGCCCGGTCACGTCGAGCAGGTAAAGGGCGAGGTGGTCCGCGTCGATCCGGTGGTACCCCAAAGCGTCGCCTCCCATTTCGGTGCAGGGGACGTACCGCCAGTCGATGCCGGAAACGGCTTTGTCGCGGCCTGATCGCCACGGGTTCGGGAGCAACGAGCGGACGTAGCGAACACCGGCCGCGACTTCGTCCGCCAGTCGTTTCCGCCCGGCCGCGATCTCCTGGTACGCCGCGTTCCGCTGGAGTAGGTTGACGTACCCCTGGGAGTGGTAGCGGATGCGGGCGAGTAATTCGATCCGGTCCGGGAGTTTGACCAGGTAATCGTTGGCCCCGGCCGCGAAGGCGTCGGCCTTCGTCACCGCCTCCTCCTGACTCGACAGGACGATCATCGGCGTGTCGGCGGTGGTCGGGTTAGCCCGGAAGTAGCGGACGAGCATCAGCCCATCGATGTCCGGCATGACCAGGTCTTGCAGGATGACCGTCGGGCGGACGCGGTTCGCGGTCGGGATCGCGGCCTTCGGGTCCGGGCAGAAGTGGAACTCGATGCCCGCTTCCGGCGCGAGCATGCGGCGGACGGCTTCGCCGATCATCGGCTGGTCGTCGATCAGGAGGACGCGGGTCGTCCCGGTCGTGGGCGTACCGTTCGTGTGAATCGGCGGGCGGTTCATGGCTGGTTCGCAACGGGACAATCGCGGAATATTTTTCGGCGCAGTTAAACGCAAATAAACGCGGATCAGAACAGAGATAAGAACGAGAAATCTTGAACCATCTCTTTCACCGCCTCAGCCGCGCCAGCACCATCCGGCCGATCTGGTCGGGCGGCATGACGTGGACGGCCGCGCCGAGTTTCGCGGCCGCGTCGGGCATGCCGAACACCACGGACGACTCGCGGTCCTGGGCGAACGTCGGCCACCCGGCCCGGCGGAGTTTGAGTAACCCCTCGGCGCCGTCGCGGCCCATTCCGGTGAGCAGCACGCCGGCGCCGGGCGCCGGCCAGTGGGCAGCCAGGCTATCAAACAACACGTCCACGTTCGGCCGGAACGGCGTGTCCGTCGGGTGAGCGGTGTAGGTCAACGTCCCGTCCGGGGTGACGACGAGGTGGTCGTCTTTCCCGGTGACGAGGGCGGTGCCGGGCTGCGGGGGCTCGCCGGCGCGGGCGAGCCGGATCGGAAGTCGGGTCTTCTGCCCGAGCCACTCGGCGAACCCGGAGGAAAATTCCGCGGTCAGGTGCTGGACGACCAGGACCGCCGCCGGGAACCCGGGCGGAAACTGGGCCAACACGCTCGCGATCGCCTGTGGCCCGCCGGTCGACGCGCCGATCGCAACCAAAGGCGGCAGACTTTGCGCGGGCTTCGTGCATGGAAACGACGGGCGTGCCCTCGCGCCCCCGTCCGGCCTGGCCTTCCGCGCCACCTGGGCAATCTTCGCGAGCAAGGCGTCGGCCCCGTAGGCAGCACCGGCGCCGCCAAGGACCGGGGTGTTCACCGCGTCCACCGCCCCAGCTCCCAGTGCCTCGTACACGAGCCCGTAGTTCCCGGACACGGTCGCAGTCACGATGAGAATCGGGCACGGGTTCGTCGCCATGATCCGGCGGGTCGCCTCGGCGCCGTTCAGCCCGGGCATGATCAGGTCCATCAAGATCACGTCCGGCCGGTCCGCCGTCGCCCGGCGAACGGCTTCTTCCCCGTCCCGGGCGACCCACGCGATCTGGTATCCCGGCACCCCAGTCACCACGCGGCGGACGGCTTCGACTGCCAACAATCGGTCGTCGACGATCGCGATCCTCATTCACTCCCGCCTGTTCGGTCCCGGGCGACTTCCTGTTGCGCGGCGCGGTCACCCGCGCCGCCCTTCACGCCGTGCGTTTAATCATGGTGATTTCGTTGCCGGTCGCGCTGTGTTCGATCGTGTCGAAAAACGTGCGGATCAGCAACAGGCCGCGGCCGCTCGCCTTGTCGAGATTCGCCGAGGCCGTCGGGTCCGGCAGTTTCTTCGGATCGAACCCCGGTCCCTCGTCCCGGACACGAATCTCGAGAACCGTGGACCGGGTGGCCCGAATCGCGATATGAACCCGGCGCCGGCTGTACGGCAGCTGCCGGGCCCGTGCCGCGACCAGGTCGTGATACGCCTGCCAGTTTCCTTCCTTCAGGTCCGACCCGATTTCGAGGTTGCCGTGGACGATCGCGTTCACGACGGCCTCGTGGACCGCGATGCCGACCCGCATGTGGACCGACGGGTCGAACAAGTTCATTTGCCGCATGAGGGCTTCCGTGTGCCCGACGGCGTAGGGGATCAGATCGGTGTCGTTTTCGAGAGCGAACAGGTATTCCACGGACGTCATGCGGTCGAGGAACAGCGACTGCTTCCGCTGCGAAGCGGAGACCGAGAGGATCTCGTCCACGAGTTCGGCCACATCCCGCGCGAGGTTTCGTTTCGGGAGGTAGCTCGCGGCCCCGGCCCGGAGGGCACTGACGGCCAATTCCTCGCTGCCCGAATCGGTCGTGAGCAGGACCGGGAGGGCGGGAAATTCGGACCGTAAGGCGTGGACCAACGAGAGCCCGTTCATTTCGGGCATGTTCATGTCGGTGAGAACGAGGTCCGGCAGCGCCCGGCGGACGGCAGCCAGTCCCGCTACCCCGTTCCCGGCCAGTTCCACCTTGTGTCCGGCTCCGAGGAGAATCCCTTCCAGGTGCTTCGCCTGGAACAGGCTGTCCTCCACCACCAGAATACTGGCCACGGGGAACCCTCCTCTCCCGAATGATTCACATGATCTAATGAGCCATCATATCCGATCACGCGACGGCCCGGGGCGGGCACGTGATTGCGTGCCCGACCGACTCGTTCGATCAGTCGGCGTGGGAGCCGCCGATCAGATCCTCGATCGCCTGGATGAAGCGGCCGTCGTGAAAACTGCTCTTGGTCAGGTAATAGTTGGCCCCGACCTCCAGGCCGCGGTCGCGATCCTCTTTACGATCCTTATAGGATACGATGACGACCGGGAGAGCCTGGGTTTTCGGGTCCGAGCGGATTGTTCGGACGAGATCCAGGCCGGTCATCCGCGGCATGTCGATGTCACTGACGATGAGGTCGTACCCGCCGCCGCGAACTGCGTTCCACCCGTCCGCACCGTCGACCGCGACGTCGACCTCGTACCCCTTGCCCTGGAGCATCTGGCGCTCGACTTCGCGGACGATCGCCGAGTCGTCGACGACGAGCACCCGTTTCTGTCGTGCGGTCGTCCGGCGCGAGGGCCGGCGGTATCTCAACTTGCCCTCGTGGACGAGTACGGACACCGACCGGATCATGTCGTCCACGTCCACAATCAGCACCGGCGATCCGTCTTCCAGGAGGGCCGCCGCCGCCACGTTCGGGACTTTGCCGAGCCGCGGGTCGAGGGGGCGGACCACGAGGTCTTGCTCGCCCAGGAACCCGTCGACGATCAGCCCGTATTGATTCGCCCGGTCCCCGATCAGCGCGACGGACAAGTCCGTCGCCCCCGGTTCCGGGGCCGGCTGGTCGAACACCAGGTGGGCCGGGACCAGCCCGATTTGGCGGCCGTCGGCTTCGAAGTGGGGCTTGCCTTCAAGTGTGCGGACCTGCGCCGTGGGCAACCGGAGCAGGCGGTCCGTCCGGTTGAGCGGGAGGGCGTACGGGTCGCCCGCGATCCGGACGAGGACCGCCCGGACGACCGAAAGCGTAATCGGAAGCTGGAGTTCAAAGGTCGTCCCGTGGCCGAGTCGGGTGGTCAGCCGGACCGCGCCGCCGACGCCTTGCGCGAGGGCCTGAACGACGTCCAGACCGACCCCGCGGCCGGAAATGTCCGTGACGGTGTCCGCGGTGGAGAAACCGGGGAGGAACAGGAAATCGAGGAGTTCCGCGTCGCTCAGGCGGCTGGCCATGTCCGCGGAGGTCAACTTTTTGTCCACGACCTTGCGGCGCAACTGCTCCAGGTCGATGCCCCGCCCGTCGTCCGTCACGGTGATATTCAGCGTCCCGGCGTGGTGTCGGGCCTCGACGCGGAGGGTGCCGCTTTCCGGCTTCCCGACCTCAACCCGTTCGGCCGGGAATTCCAGCCCGTGGTCGAGGGCGTTTCGCAGCATGTGGCCGAGCGGGGCTTCGAGCTTGTCGAGGATGTCGCGGTCGACGTCGGTCTCGTTCCCGGCGACTTCGAAGCGGACCTTCTTGCCCAGTTGCTTGGCCACGTCCCGGACCATGCGGGCGAGTCCGTGCGTGCCGTCGCCGAACGGTCGCATGCGGCTGGCAATGACTTCCCGGTACAGTCGGCTGTTCAAGTCGTCCGACCGGCGGGCGTGGGTCTCGAACTCGTCCACCCGTTCGGCCAGGATTTGTCGACACACGACCAGGCGTTTGCGGGCGTCTTCGGCTGTGGCCCGTATCCGTCCTCCAGCCAAGCCGGCTGGCGACTCACCGGTCGGGCTGTTTCCCCCCGTGGCACGGATGACGTCCTCGATCACATCGCCAAGATGGTCCTGGTGCTTTTTCAACTTGAGGAGGGACCGGGCGAACGGCTGGAGCCACCGGGCCTCGATCAACGACTCCCCGGCCAACCCGAGTAGCCGGGTCAGGCTCAGCGCGCTGATCCGGACGACGCGGTCTTTCCCGTCGTGGCCGGCGACCTCGCTCTTGGCGGGCGGTTCGGGTTCCACGGGCGGTGGCGGTAAATGAATCGGTGTCGCGGAGATCTTGGCCGCCACGGTCGCGGGGGCGGCGTGAGCTTGTTCTGGAACCGGAACCGCAACCGGCGGACTGGTCGCGGGCGGAGGGGGAGTTCGAGGCGAGGGCGGCGGGGCCGCAACGGTTTCGTGATTCAAAATCGCGCGGATCGCCCCGACTGATTCGGCCGCCCGCCCGGCATTATCCGCGGCCCACACGGCGATGTCGGTCTCGGCCAACTCCGCGAGCAGGTCGACGGCGGCGAGTAGCGTGTCGACGTTGCCCGGGGCGAACTGGAGCGCGCCTTTCTGGACGGCGACGAAAAACTCCTCCATGACGTGCGCGACGTCCACCGCCGGGTCGCAGCCGACGATGCGGGCTGCCCCTTTCATGGAATGCGAGGCCCGCATCAGCGGTTCGATCTTGCGCGGGTCCGGCGCGTCCCCTTCCAGGTCAACGATCCCCGATCCGAGTACCCCGCACAGAGCCCGGACTTCCTCGCGGAATAAGTCGAGGAGGCTCGCCGCGTGGGGCTCGATCAACGCAGGTGGGGCAGGGGGCTGGGGCGGGGCCGGCGGACGGACGACAACTAGAGGAGGCGCGGGCGGCAGTGGGGCAACTGCTGGAGCGGGCTCGCCGTTATCGGCGGATAATTTCGCGAAGACGGCGGCGATCCGGTCGACGGCCGGTCGGGGGCGCGACTCGTCCGCCGCGGCGTCGGCCACCTCTTTGATCGCGTCCACCGCGGCGAGCAGCGCGGTCACGCGGGCCGCGGTCAACGAAAGCCCGCCGGCGCGGGCGGCGGCGAAAGCGTCTTCGACCGCCCGCCCCAAGTCGGCGGCTGTCGTGACGCCGACGATCAGGGCGGACCCCTTGATTTGTCGGGCGGTTCGTTCCAGCGCGGGCAAATCCTCGACCCGGCCGGGGTCGACGGCGAGGCGGGCTAGCCCGTCGGCGAGGGTCTGAACGTGGGCCGTCGCGTCCCGGTGGAAGAGGGCAACGAGTGGGTCCGGTCCGTCGTCCGGAGGAGTCATCGGAAACTCCTCCGGAGCGAGTGGAACAGGCGGTCTGGGTCGAGATATCCGACAGCCCGGTTGCCCCACCGAAAGACGCCGCGGGTTAGCTTCGCCGTCCCGCTGGCGATGGTTGACGGCAGGCCGACGAGGTCGTCCGGGCGGAAGTGGTAGACGTCATGCACCTCGTCGACCGGAAACACCCACCGCACGCCGTCTTTTTCGGCGACCAGCAGCCGTTCCGCCGTCGTATTCGGACGGTCGCTCGCTTCCTCACCGGCGCGGAGCAGGTTCGCCAGAGAGACGGCAATCTGCAGTTCCCCGCGGATGTTCACGAGCCCGATCAACACTTCGTCCGACTGGTGCGGGACGCGGCGGACGGGGCGGACCGGGCCGACTTCGACGGTCAGTCCCACGTCGAGCGCGAGCAGTTCGCCGCCGACGCGGAAGATGACCACCGGAATCGTCCGTGCCGGTGGAGGTACGTCGGCCGCCGCGATCCGCTCGGTCCACTCTTCTGTGTACCCGGCCGGCGGCCGGCGCTCGTAGAGCGACTGGCCCGCCGCCGTAAACACGGGGCAGTTGCGGCAGTGCGTGACCCGGGGGAGTTCCGGGCAGGTGCCGGCCCCGTGGACGCCGATCCGATTCCAGCAGTCGCCCGCCGCGGCGCTCGCGGTCGGGAGTGAGACGGCGCCCGGGGTCACGACTGCTCCTCCCGCCGCGCGGCGCGGCCGGCCCGCCGGCGGTAGTTGGCGGCGGCCGCGACGTCGCCGCGGTTTTGGGCGAGGATCATCATGTGGACGAGCGCGTCGTAGTGTCCGGGGTCGAGGTAGAGGGCGCGGGTGAAGTCCGCCTCGGCGTCGGCCGGCCGGCCGGCCATCCCGTTGACGATCCCACGGAGGGCGAGCGCGTCCGCGGACGGCCCGAGTTCTCGGAGCACGTGAGCGCAAATGGCAGCCGCCTCGGCCACGTTCCCGGCGTCCGCGGCCGCCCGCGCGCGGCTCAAGACCGGGTCGAGAGGGGCAGGCGGGGGAAAGTCGGCTGTCTTCGTTGAGGGTGCCGGAGTTCGCGGCCCGGGCCGGATTTGGGGGACGGTGACGGGCGGCAGGAACGCCGGACCGTCGAACGGCCGGCGGATCGTCTCGGCCATCCGCACGATCGTCGACGCGGTTCTGGAAAACGCGAACGCTTGCGGCGGGAGTTCCGGGCGGAACCTCGGGTCGATCAAGCCGAGCGGTTCGGCGTGCCCCATGTACATGACTCCGCCCGGGGCCAACAAACGATCCAGCGTGGCGACCACGGTCCGCCGGGCGGCGTCCGTCAGGTAGATGAGAAGGTTCCGACAAAAGATCGCGTCGTAAGGTTGTTCGTTCGCCAGGCAGTGGGGGTCGGTCAAATTCGCCGTGCGAAAGAAGACGACCTTGCGGACCTCGTCGCGGATCGCGAACCCGTCGCCCGCTTCGGTGAAGAAGCCGTCCCGCGGGTACGGGTCGGCCCCGCGGAACGAATTCCGCCCGTACCGCCCGGCCCGCGCGACCCCGACCGCCCTCGTGCTCACGTCCGTCGCGTCGACGCGAAAAGCGTCGGGTGCGAGGCCGGTCGAGAAGAGAGTCATCGCGACGGAATAGGGTTCTTCCCCAGTCGAACACGGCGCGCATAGCACGCGGAACGGGCGCGCGGGGGACGGCACGGGCTTGCGGGCGATCGCCATTTGGGCCAAATGTTTGAACGATTCCGGATACCGGTAGAACCACGTCTCGGCCACCACCACGGCTTCGACGAGGCAGTCGAGTTCGCGGGCGTCGCCCGCCAGCCGCCGGGCGTAGTCGTCCGCGTCGGTGGTGCCGAGTTCCTTCATCCGGCGGGCCAGCGCGGATTCGATCATGCGGTCGCCCACGGCTCGCGCGGACAGGCCGACGCGGCGCTCGAGGAGGCCGACGATTTGTCCCGCGGTGGTCATGGGGCCGGTCCCCCGCGGCGAGCGAACAGGGCGGAGCGATACGCCGCCGGGACGAGCCGGCTGACGTCCGGCAGCCGGAGCATGCCGTCGGCGTCGGCGACCAGGGGGCCGAGGTCCGGGCCGTCGGTCTCTTGCCGGCGGGCGGACCCGGCGCCGGTCGCGGCCAGCGGCTTCAGTTCGGTCACCCGCTCCGCCAGCAAACCGAGCGGGGCGGGGCCGTCGTCCGTCGCGTGCCCGACAACGACGATCCGCGCGCTCAGTTTGTCCGGGCAGGCCGTGCCGGTCACCAGTTGGTTCAGGTCGAGGACCGGGGTGACCGCGCCGCGGAACACGAACACACCGGCGACCCACCGCGGGCCGCCTGCCAGTGGGTGCAGGCGGACGGCGGGGACGACTTCGATGACGGCGGCGGCGGGGACGGCGAACCGCTCGGTGCCCGCGCTGACGAACAAGCACAGCACGGGCTCACCCCGCTACGGTGAACTGGGAAACCTGGCTCTTAAGTACGTCGGCGGAGGCGTGGAGGTTGCCCGTCGCCGCGTGGAATTCCTTCAGGGCGGCCGACGTCTGCTCGACCCCGGCGGCCAGTTGGAGCATCGCCTCGTTGATCTGGCTAGCCCCCGCCGACTGCTGCCCCATGCCCTCGTTGACCGCCTGGAACCGGTCGTTCAGGGCGTGGACCTGTTCGATGATCTGGCCCATCTGGGTGTTGATCTCGGACACCCGCGCGACCCCGGACCGGACCTCGTCCGTGAACTTGTCCATCTCCATCACGCCGGCGGACACGGCCCCTTGCATCTGCCGGACCATGTTCTCGATGTCCAGGGTGGCCACGGCCGTCTGGTCGGCGAGCCGGCGGATCTCTCGGGCGACGACCAGGAACCCGCGGCCGTATTCGCCGGCCTTCTCGGCCTCAATGGCCGCGTTGATCGAGAGCAGGTTCGTTTGGTCGGCGACTTTGGTGATCGTCGTGACGACGGCGTTGATGTCGT encodes the following:
- a CDS encoding dynamin family protein, with translation MTTPTTFEDARTRAARLADGLEDIASVIGDQLDMTDEARQLRDKARHIRDDRFRVVVVGEFKRGKSTLLNAMLGGDVLPRKVTECTAVITMIRYASAPTVRVEFDTDRPADDMSLEEFRKHYELSVDDAAAPAAAAERFLHVKHAVISYPIELCRQGVELVDSPGLGAHEARSKRTQKFLPQADAVVFVLNAKQFLSLEEVHFLEAVLLPLGLRNVFFVINGWNLIDESVIRPEDADVERANLEALIRQRLTPFCVVAGKDRSADRIFRVNALGALKARIRKPIAAAMLEESAVPEFEKSLEKFLVDDRAKARADVVLGVVRAVADEAARFVNTQLAMADKSVAEIEAERIAIEPKLQRLRGIRDHIVNFLQSQSAVLQDVLVTSLHEHINRIEKDLPDEVAKFDISPITSKFLVWEGIKDKMPWRSEEDRFQAQVARCLKPQVQRMLERRFADWQQALVRNEMRAVMIDVEKHLQEEAAEYQRVMRELEDKIGAHGSPLQIEEQVKRWLGSEQATGPGTFQLPAMNTLGEVIGLVIMGIVAEVLAELVLHVATGGITLVVSGITAVLRMGWREASLRNQLQQAIVTGIKDGLKDMWMKYAADIRTHVKAGFEGLEGKIAGSIAEEIALIDASLQAIIDKKKEREYSADQERARLEAARTAIADRVARLTAVAAG
- a CDS encoding response regulator — protein: MASILVVEDSLFQAKHLEGILLGAGHKVELAGNGVAGLAAVRRALPDLVLTDMNMPEMNGLSLVHALRSEFPALPVLLTTDSGSEELAVSALRAGAASYLPKRNLARDVAELVDEILSVSASQRKQSLFLDRMTSVEYLFALENDTDLIPYAVGHTEALMRQMNLFDPSVHMRVGIAVHEAVVNAIVHGNLEIGSDLKEGNWQAYHDLVAARARQLPYSRRRVHIAIRATRSTVLEIRVRDEGPGFDPKKLPDPTASANLDKASGRGLLLIRTFFDTIEHSATGNEITMIKRTA
- a CDS encoding SpoIIE family protein phosphatase — translated: MNRPPIHTNGTPTTGTTRVLLIDDQPMIGEAVRRMLAPEAGIEFHFCPDPKAAIPTANRVRPTVILQDLVMPDIDGLMLVRYFRANPTTADTPMIVLSSQEEAVTKADAFAAGANDYLVKLPDRIELLARIRYHSQGYVNLLQRNAAYQEIAAGRKRLADEVAAGVRYVRSLLPNPWRSGRDKAVSGIDWRYVPCTEMGGDALGYHRIDADHLALYLLDVTGHGLASALLGVTVLNVLRTGTLPNTDFRDPGQVLFGLNEAFPCEKHGEKFFTIWYGVYHGPSRVLTWSGGGHPPALLYTGGAGRREEPTQLDSQGPMIGMMPWPAFETGRREIPSAARLYVYSDGAQEIHKTDGSDWTMPEFVEALTSFVASEPTTVMDALHQHIRELNGSDVLDDDFSMLEVDFE
- the cheB gene encoding chemotaxis-specific protein-glutamate methyltransferase CheB, translated to MRIAIVDDRLLAVEAVRRVVTGVPGYQIAWVARDGEEAVRRATADRPDVILMDLIMPGLNGAEATRRIMATNPCPILIVTATVSGNYGLVYEALGAGAVDAVNTPVLGGAGAAYGADALLAKIAQVARKARPDGGARARPSFPCTKPAQSLPPLVAIGASTGGPQAIASVLAQFPPGFPAAVLVVQHLTAEFSSGFAEWLGQKTRLPIRLARAGEPPQPGTALVTGKDDHLVVTPDGTLTYTAHPTDTPFRPNVDVLFDSLAAHWPAPGAGVLLTGMGRDGAEGLLKLRRAGWPTFAQDRESSVVFGMPDAAAKLGAAVHVMPPDQIGRMVLARLRR